One window from the genome of Corynebacterium sp. SCR221107 encodes:
- a CDS encoding N-acetylmannosamine-6-phosphate 2-epimerase, whose product MTFQFQSSNLDGRRQEIFDRVRGQLIVSVQAPAGHAMRDTHTLTRVAMACVDGGTPAIRCGGYGGLEDIASIAQAVDVPIFGLTKEGTTGVYITPTKKSVANVARAGAAVVCADATFRTRPDGSEFADLVQVAHDEGVVMMADCATPEEMAAAYEAGADIVSTTLAGYTDHRAKTHGPDLDCLRAGRKLVGPDAFIIGEGRFHEPAHVAHGRLAGADAVIVGTAITAPDWITAHFAELLK is encoded by the coding sequence ATGACTTTTCAGTTTCAATCCAGCAACCTTGACGGCCGCCGCCAGGAGATCTTCGACCGCGTGCGGGGCCAGCTTATCGTTTCCGTTCAGGCGCCCGCCGGGCATGCCATGCGTGACACCCACACGCTGACCCGCGTCGCGATGGCCTGCGTCGACGGCGGCACCCCGGCCATTCGGTGCGGCGGCTATGGCGGGCTGGAGGACATCGCCTCCATCGCACAGGCCGTGGACGTACCGATCTTTGGCCTCACCAAGGAAGGCACCACCGGCGTCTACATCACCCCGACGAAGAAGTCGGTTGCCAACGTCGCACGCGCAGGTGCGGCCGTCGTGTGCGCGGATGCCACCTTCCGGACCCGCCCAGACGGTTCGGAGTTCGCCGACCTGGTCCAGGTGGCCCACGACGAGGGCGTTGTGATGATGGCCGATTGCGCCACCCCGGAGGAAATGGCCGCCGCCTACGAGGCCGGTGCAGATATCGTGTCCACCACTTTGGCCGGCTACACCGACCACCGCGCCAAGACCCACGGCCCGGACCTCGACTGCCTGCGTGCCGGGCGCAAGCTGGTCGGCCCGGACGCCTTCATCATCGGCGAGGGGCGCTTCCACGAGCCAGCTCATGTCGCTCATGGCCGCCTGGCTGGTGCCGACGCGGTGATCGTCGGCACGGCAATTACCGCCCCCGACTGGATCACCGCACACTTCGCGGAACTGCTCAAGTAA
- a CDS encoding N-acetylglucosamine-6-phosphate deacetylase — MPNTLFGFLPGQENPQAITVEDGIITAIEPVSEQGASTHIATASSHSDHDDYLTWVPGFVDLHNHGGNKGAFPTGTVEDCERAANFHLAHGTTTLLASLVSGTRDELCSQSELLAGLAERGLIHGIHMEGPFISACRCGAQDPSRITEGDPEFFADVIEAARGHLRSITFAPETDNATELMKLCAKHNIIASLGHTDADFATTLAMVEYGRQLGATVTATHLFNAMPQIHHRDPGAAAALITAGRAQLAHVELVADGVHLDDGTVDMVAGLGAFAVTDAVEAAGMPDGMYRLGQLDVIVIDGVARITDEAGKPAAIAGGTSTLAQQFSRFASRHSLEEAVEFTSTVAADVAGLGLRRGRIDVGFDADLVGLDRTPTPVRVLRHGEEVATR, encoded by the coding sequence ATGCCTAACACCCTTTTCGGATTCCTCCCTGGGCAAGAAAACCCGCAGGCCATCACCGTCGAAGACGGAATCATTACCGCCATCGAGCCCGTTTCAGAGCAAGGAGCCAGCACGCACATCGCGACGGCTTCGTCACACAGCGATCACGACGACTACCTCACGTGGGTCCCCGGCTTCGTCGACCTGCACAACCACGGCGGCAACAAGGGGGCCTTCCCCACCGGCACCGTCGAGGACTGCGAACGAGCAGCCAACTTCCACCTCGCCCACGGCACCACCACTTTGCTAGCCAGTCTGGTCTCCGGCACCCGCGACGAGCTATGTTCCCAATCCGAGCTGTTGGCTGGACTCGCCGAGCGCGGCCTCATCCACGGCATTCACATGGAAGGCCCCTTCATCTCCGCCTGCCGATGCGGCGCCCAAGACCCCAGCCGCATCACCGAAGGCGACCCGGAGTTTTTCGCCGACGTGATCGAAGCCGCCCGCGGGCACCTCCGCTCGATCACCTTCGCGCCGGAGACCGACAATGCCACAGAGCTGATGAAACTGTGCGCGAAACACAACATCATCGCAAGCCTGGGCCACACCGATGCGGACTTCGCCACCACCCTCGCGATGGTCGAATACGGCCGTCAGCTCGGCGCGACGGTCACCGCCACGCACCTGTTTAATGCCATGCCGCAGATCCACCATCGCGACCCCGGCGCGGCGGCCGCCCTGATCACCGCCGGTCGGGCACAGCTCGCCCACGTCGAACTCGTCGCCGACGGCGTCCACCTCGACGATGGCACCGTCGACATGGTCGCCGGACTCGGCGCCTTCGCGGTCACCGACGCCGTGGAGGCCGCCGGCATGCCCGACGGGATGTATCGTCTGGGCCAGCTGGATGTCATCGTCATCGACGGCGTGGCCCGGATTACCGACGAGGCGGGAAAGCCCGCGGCAATTGCCGGTGGCACCTCCACCCTCGCACAGCAATTCTCCCGCTTTGCCAGCCGCCACAGCCTCGAAGAGGCCGTGGAATTTACCTCCACCGTCGCCGCGGATGTCGCAGGCCTTGGTCTTCGTCGCGGCCGCATCGATGTAGGCTTCGACGCCGACCTAGTGGGCCTTGATCGAACTCCAACCCCCGTTCGCGTCCTACGCCACGGCGAGGAAGTAGCAACTCGCTAG
- a CDS encoding DUF3152 domain-containing protein has protein sequence MSSESANESFLVRFAKEYGWRAYAIPVLTVITVWVLYDVFISPTPEPIVATSGTQAGEGSGHEEQEGNVGPDPADQPAIAIAAEELPAGGPYTEKGDTTYRQVGVAGAAAGEGKEKTFTYVVEVENGVDTAGYGGDDAFATMIDATLTNPKSWIADPAFRFEHIADPEQADLRIQLTSVGTTHELCGHDIAMETSCFYNDGGRVVLNESRWVRGATPFNGDIGGYRQYLINHEVGHGIGYAAHEACTEDRQLAPIMMQQTLSLSNAELHAIDATEVYEDNGNVCLPNPWPYPRA, from the coding sequence ATGTCTTCTGAGTCGGCGAATGAAAGCTTCCTTGTCCGCTTTGCCAAGGAATACGGTTGGCGTGCCTACGCCATCCCGGTCCTGACCGTCATCACGGTGTGGGTCTTGTACGACGTTTTCATTTCGCCGACCCCAGAGCCCATCGTCGCCACCTCCGGCACCCAGGCCGGGGAAGGATCCGGCCACGAAGAGCAGGAGGGCAACGTCGGGCCTGACCCGGCCGACCAGCCCGCGATCGCCATCGCGGCGGAGGAGCTGCCTGCAGGCGGCCCTTACACCGAAAAGGGCGATACCACCTACCGCCAGGTGGGCGTTGCTGGTGCCGCTGCGGGCGAAGGCAAGGAGAAGACCTTTACCTACGTGGTGGAGGTGGAAAACGGCGTGGACACCGCAGGTTATGGCGGCGATGACGCTTTTGCCACGATGATCGATGCGACGTTGACTAATCCCAAGAGCTGGATTGCCGATCCGGCCTTCCGCTTCGAGCACATCGCCGATCCGGAGCAGGCCGACTTGCGCATCCAGCTCACCTCGGTGGGCACAACCCACGAGCTGTGCGGGCATGACATCGCCATGGAGACCAGCTGTTTTTACAACGACGGCGGCCGTGTGGTGCTCAATGAGTCCCGCTGGGTGAGAGGGGCTACCCCCTTCAACGGCGACATTGGCGGTTACCGCCAGTACCTCATCAACCACGAGGTCGGCCATGGCATCGGCTATGCCGCACACGAGGCCTGCACCGAGGACCGTCAGCTCGCGCCGATCATGATGCAACAAACGCTGAGTCTTTCCAACGCGGAGTTGCATGCCATCGACGCCACCGAGGTCTATGAGGACAACGGCAACGTGTGTCTGCCGAACCCCTGGCCTTATCCGCGCGCCTAG
- a CDS encoding CE1758 family FMN-dependent luciferase-like monooxygenase → MQFGIFTIGDVTTDPITGKTPSEHERIQNTIAIAKKAEEVGLDVFATGQHHNPPFAAPANPPILLSYLAAQTEKIMFSTATTLITTTDPVRLAEDYAYAQHLANGRLDLMLGRGNTGPVYPWFGKDIRKGIPLAVENYHLLRTLWRKENVTWSGEFRTPLQSFTSTPRPFDDTPPFVWHGSIRSTEVAEQAAFYGDGFFHNHIFWNIEHTQAMVNLYRQRFEHYGHGSADQAIVGLGGQVFIGETERKAKDFFRPYFDNAPVYGHGPSLEEFERLTPLTVGTAEQVIERYLGYADAVGDYQRQLFLVDHAGLPLEVVLEQIEILGTEVVPVLRKAFELRRPAHVPSDPPTHATLVAAGPEHYHHEIQPASALAASAK, encoded by the coding sequence ATGCAATTCGGAATTTTTACTATCGGCGACGTTACCACCGACCCCATCACCGGCAAGACCCCTAGCGAGCACGAGCGCATTCAGAACACGATTGCGATCGCGAAGAAGGCGGAGGAGGTTGGGCTGGATGTCTTTGCCACCGGCCAGCATCACAACCCGCCTTTTGCGGCACCGGCCAACCCGCCTATTTTGCTCTCTTATCTGGCAGCGCAGACCGAAAAGATTATGTTCTCCACGGCCACCACCTTGATTACCACCACCGACCCGGTGCGGTTGGCAGAAGATTATGCCTACGCCCAGCACCTGGCCAACGGCCGGCTTGACCTCATGCTTGGCCGCGGCAACACCGGCCCGGTGTACCCGTGGTTCGGCAAAGACATTAGGAAGGGTATCCCGCTGGCGGTGGAGAACTACCACCTTTTGCGCACCCTGTGGCGCAAGGAGAATGTGACCTGGTCGGGCGAGTTCCGCACCCCGCTGCAGTCCTTTACCTCCACCCCGCGCCCGTTCGATGACACCCCGCCGTTTGTGTGGCACGGCTCCATCCGCTCGACCGAGGTCGCCGAGCAGGCGGCCTTCTACGGCGATGGCTTCTTCCACAACCACATCTTCTGGAATATCGAGCACACCCAGGCGATGGTCAACCTCTACCGCCAGCGCTTCGAACACTATGGGCACGGCTCTGCCGACCAGGCGATCGTCGGACTCGGCGGCCAGGTCTTTATCGGGGAGACGGAGCGCAAGGCCAAGGACTTCTTCCGCCCTTACTTCGACAATGCGCCCGTGTATGGGCACGGTCCGTCGCTCGAGGAGTTTGAGCGCCTGACCCCGTTGACCGTAGGCACCGCGGAGCAGGTTATCGAGCGTTACCTCGGCTATGCCGACGCCGTTGGTGATTACCAGCGGCAGCTGTTCCTCGTCGACCACGCCGGTTTGCCGCTGGAGGTCGTGCTCGAGCAGATTGAGATCCTGGGTACCGAGGTCGTACCGGTGCTGCGCAAGGCATTTGAGCTGCGCCGTCCGGCACATGTGCCATCCGACCCGCCGACCCATGCAACCCTGGTGGCGGCAGGCCCCGAGCACTACCACCACGAGATCCAGCCCGCGAGCGCGCTGGCGGCCAGTGCAAAGTAA
- a CDS encoding Rv3212 family protein, with protein sequence MSASLSATVGSNRKNWIATSVITAISVVAVSAAWATAPIRNAELSPATQQYQAQAAPTTIPAGLTPSWTGPADAFNTKPIIADGVAITADTSGSTGAKTVITGVNPSTGQALWTYSRDEELCSLGQAWKKAVVDFRTGVGCGDVVAIDAQKGTYARTRSAIASDNPVPVSSNDRVGIVGEDRVELWRNDLVRTVEYGDVEAKQEAGYQPNEDCTIRSALTRKELLAVVEQCGNVSWLRMLKATPEDSRKPEIIGETVLASPEAQVVAISQNGAAVYAASASGTTLNVYNDAGTLTTSQDVDPAPIVSNHEGVFGPATADMPHHMTWFDGKRLLLLRPDTLAVERVIDGALGTGTVVADRLLVPVAEGIAVYNWQTGETESTIAIDRAGYSGPISLGLAGATVIEKRGEQLVALQPA encoded by the coding sequence ATGTCCGCCTCTTTGTCCGCCACGGTTGGCAGCAACCGCAAGAATTGGATCGCCACCTCGGTTATCACCGCGATAAGCGTGGTCGCCGTGTCCGCGGCGTGGGCTACAGCACCTATCCGCAACGCGGAGCTCAGCCCGGCCACGCAGCAGTATCAGGCCCAGGCTGCTCCCACCACGATACCGGCTGGCCTTACCCCCAGTTGGACCGGACCTGCGGACGCCTTCAACACCAAGCCGATCATCGCCGACGGGGTTGCCATCACCGCCGATACCTCCGGCTCCACAGGGGCCAAGACGGTGATCACGGGCGTGAATCCGTCCACCGGCCAGGCCCTGTGGACATATTCTCGCGATGAGGAATTATGTTCTTTGGGGCAGGCCTGGAAGAAGGCCGTGGTGGACTTCCGCACGGGCGTGGGCTGTGGCGATGTCGTGGCCATCGACGCCCAGAAGGGCACCTATGCGCGCACGCGCAGCGCCATCGCCAGCGACAATCCCGTGCCGGTTTCCTCCAATGACCGCGTGGGCATTGTCGGCGAGGATCGTGTGGAGTTGTGGCGCAATGACCTCGTGCGCACCGTCGAGTATGGCGACGTGGAGGCCAAGCAGGAAGCCGGGTACCAGCCCAACGAGGACTGCACCATCCGCTCGGCTCTGACCCGCAAGGAGCTCCTCGCCGTGGTCGAACAATGCGGCAACGTATCCTGGCTGCGCATGCTCAAGGCCACGCCGGAGGACTCCCGCAAGCCGGAGATCATCGGCGAGACCGTCCTGGCGTCCCCCGAAGCACAGGTGGTTGCTATCAGCCAAAATGGGGCAGCCGTCTACGCCGCCTCCGCCTCCGGCACCACCTTAAACGTCTACAACGACGCAGGTACCCTCACCACCTCTCAAGACGTGGATCCCGCGCCGATCGTGAGCAATCACGAGGGCGTGTTCGGCCCCGCAACAGCTGACATGCCGCACCACATGACCTGGTTTGATGGCAAGCGCCTGTTGTTGCTGCGCCCCGATACACTCGCCGTGGAGCGTGTCATCGACGGCGCGTTGGGCACCGGCACCGTCGTCGCTGATCGCCTCCTGGTCCCGGTCGCGGAAGGAATCGCAGTCTATAACTGGCAAACCGGCGAGACCGAATCCACCATCGCCATCGATCGCGCGGGATATTCCGGCCCCATAAGCTTGGGCTTAGCTGGCGCCACCGTGATCGAAAAGCGCGGGGAGCAACTCGTGGCCTTGCAACCTGCCTGA
- a CDS encoding glucosamine-6-phosphate deaminase, whose protein sequence is MEILIRPNANEVAVLAADILAGYAKKGATLGLATGSTPVATYAELIRRYKEDDLSFAQCRAFLLDEYVEFDRAHEQSYYSTIRREFTSHIDIPDELVKSPGSDDDSARPDEAAAAYERAIVEAGGIDIQLLGIGSNGHIGFNEPSSSLSSLTRVKTLHPQTVRDNSRFFDSADNVPLHVLTQGLGTISRAGHLLLLATGEGKAEAIRAAVEGPVSAMCPASILQWHRHATVIVDEAAASLLVNREYYQLTDSHKPDWQAY, encoded by the coding sequence ATGGAGATTCTCATCCGTCCCAACGCCAATGAGGTCGCCGTCCTGGCAGCAGATATCCTGGCTGGCTATGCCAAGAAAGGTGCCACGCTCGGCCTGGCCACCGGATCCACACCAGTTGCCACCTATGCTGAGCTCATCCGACGCTATAAGGAAGATGACTTAAGCTTCGCGCAATGCCGCGCCTTCCTGCTCGACGAGTACGTCGAATTCGACCGTGCGCACGAGCAAAGCTACTATTCCACCATCCGCCGGGAGTTCACCAGCCACATCGATATCCCCGACGAGTTGGTTAAAAGCCCAGGCAGCGACGATGATTCCGCCCGTCCCGACGAAGCCGCCGCAGCCTACGAGCGCGCCATCGTTGAAGCCGGCGGCATTGACATCCAGCTGCTGGGCATCGGTTCGAATGGCCACATCGGCTTCAACGAGCCCTCCAGCTCCCTGAGCTCGCTGACCCGCGTAAAGACCCTGCACCCACAGACCGTCCGCGATAATTCCCGTTTCTTCGACTCCGCTGACAACGTGCCCCTGCACGTGCTCACCCAGGGCCTGGGCACGATTTCGCGCGCAGGCCACCTGCTATTGCTGGCTACGGGCGAAGGCAAGGCCGAGGCCATTCGCGCGGCCGTGGAAGGCCCGGTATCCGCCATGTGCCCGGCCTCGATCTTGCAGTGGCACCGCCACGCCACCGTCATCGTCGATGAGGCCGCAGCCTCCCTGCTAGTCAATCGCGAGTACTACCAACTCACCGACTCCCACAAGCCCGACTGGCAGGCCTACTAG
- a CDS encoding DUF3107 domain-containing protein — MDIKIGFADSPRELVINSQSSQEEIAARVSEALGNDSGVLDLSDEKGNRYLIRNSRIAYVEVGTQNTRTVGFAGA, encoded by the coding sequence ATGGATATCAAGATCGGTTTCGCAGATTCCCCACGTGAGCTCGTCATTAACTCGCAGTCCTCGCAGGAGGAGATCGCGGCCCGCGTGTCCGAGGCGCTCGGCAACGATAGCGGCGTCCTCGATCTTTCCGACGAAAAGGGCAACCGTTACCTGATCCGTAATTCCCGCATCGCCTATGTCGAGGTGGGTACTCAAAACACCCGCACCGTTGGATTCGCGGGGGCCTAA
- a CDS encoding FadR/GntR family transcriptional regulator, with protein MAIKPKSASSMAVDGIVRFIRTNHLHSGDALPSETELCETLDCSRSSVREAMRTLSSLDIVEVRHGHGTYVSGMSLEPLVRGMVLRVMLNVDDSLKDLEHVVDLRAAFDHALADELAERWKGQDISPILAVVDKMRAKHVQGVDFAEEDREFHRLLLAPISNPLIKELSDAFWQVHMEVLPLVKLSMPEDVQITLGAHESMIRALHDGDATRFSELVDTHYTPLRRSIARQISAAPESQPTT; from the coding sequence ATGGCCATCAAACCGAAAAGCGCATCAAGCATGGCTGTCGATGGAATTGTGCGCTTTATTCGCACCAACCACCTCCATTCGGGGGACGCATTGCCCAGCGAGACCGAGCTGTGCGAAACGCTGGATTGTTCGCGCTCCTCCGTCAGAGAGGCCATGCGCACCCTCAGCTCCCTCGATATCGTCGAGGTCCGCCACGGGCACGGCACGTACGTCTCCGGAATGTCCCTTGAACCATTGGTGCGCGGCATGGTACTACGCGTCATGCTCAATGTGGACGACTCCCTCAAAGACCTCGAACACGTCGTCGACCTGCGCGCCGCCTTCGATCACGCGCTCGCTGACGAACTTGCTGAGCGATGGAAAGGCCAGGACATCTCCCCCATCCTGGCCGTGGTAGACAAAATGCGCGCCAAGCATGTCCAGGGCGTGGACTTCGCTGAGGAGGATCGCGAGTTCCACCGGCTCCTACTCGCGCCCATCTCCAATCCGCTTATCAAAGAGCTTTCCGACGCCTTCTGGCAGGTCCACATGGAGGTCCTACCCCTGGTCAAACTCTCCATGCCCGAAGATGTCCAGATAACCCTCGGCGCACACGAGTCCATGATTCGCGCCCTCCACGACGGGGATGCCACCCGCTTCTCCGAGCTCGTCGACACCCATTACACCCCGCTGCGACGCTCCATCGCGCGCCAAATCAGCGCCGCTCCCGAGTCACAGCCCACCACCTAG
- a CDS encoding ROK family protein: MTAHERPLASQPGLRPASLVLDIGGTKIAYGLVPDDEPTAVLGEGRIPSQPVGGRIRDQVTAAAREALAQATGLGLDVVRAGIGAPGVVDTHTGTIVYAGATIPGWQSTTLASLIPGDGQATALPIAVHNDVRIWAFGEHHLGAGRAINAGSRAEGANDRGRVLYVSVGTGIGGAVMIDGQLADGPAGTAGELSELVAADCRGMADRVENIASEPSLVRYYEALENDPSDRARIPWSDPRDAHTTLKAIIERYRAGETLAKEVSDGNLYGLGRSVSALVTAFDLEAVVLGGGVVGIGTIITDPIIRGIGDTALAPNKQVAVLTSTLEGTAPLVAAAAYARAVHNNESIK; this comes from the coding sequence ATGACAGCACACGAAAGACCCCTCGCAAGCCAACCCGGCCTAAGACCCGCCAGCCTCGTGTTGGATATCGGTGGCACGAAAATTGCCTATGGGTTAGTCCCCGATGACGAACCCACGGCGGTTCTCGGCGAAGGGCGTATACCCAGCCAGCCAGTCGGCGGGCGTATCCGCGATCAGGTCACCGCGGCGGCGCGCGAAGCGCTTGCGCAGGCCACGGGACTTGGGCTTGACGTCGTACGCGCGGGCATTGGGGCACCGGGGGTCGTCGACACCCACACCGGGACGATCGTCTACGCCGGCGCGACGATTCCCGGCTGGCAGTCCACCACCCTGGCCTCGCTCATCCCCGGCGATGGGCAGGCGACCGCGCTGCCCATCGCGGTGCACAACGACGTTCGCATTTGGGCCTTTGGCGAGCACCACCTCGGTGCGGGTAGGGCCATCAATGCTGGAAGTCGTGCCGAAGGAGCCAACGATCGCGGGAGGGTGCTCTACGTGTCCGTCGGAACCGGCATCGGCGGCGCCGTGATGATCGATGGCCAGCTTGCCGACGGCCCCGCGGGTACTGCGGGCGAGCTCTCCGAACTCGTCGCCGCCGACTGCCGTGGCATGGCCGATCGAGTAGAAAACATCGCCTCTGAGCCTTCGCTGGTGCGCTACTACGAGGCACTTGAAAACGACCCTTCTGATCGCGCCCGGATCCCCTGGTCCGACCCGCGTGACGCGCACACCACGCTCAAGGCGATCATCGAGCGCTATCGTGCTGGGGAAACCCTAGCCAAAGAGGTTAGTGACGGCAATCTCTATGGACTAGGCCGAAGTGTGAGCGCGCTGGTAACCGCCTTTGACCTTGAGGCGGTTGTCCTCGGCGGCGGCGTGGTGGGCATCGGCACGATCATCACCGATCCGATCATCCGCGGTATCGGCGACACCGCCCTTGCACCCAACAAACAGGTTGCGGTGCTCACGAGCACCCTCGAGGGCACCGCTCCACTCGTGGCTGCCGCGGCCTATGCCCGCGCGGTTCACAACAACGAATCAATCAAGTAG
- a CDS encoding DEAD/DEAH box helicase, producing MSAPNSHPSFTQLGVAVELTDALAAQGITHTFAIQELTLPIALDGRDLIGQARTGMGKTLGFGVPLLDRVFDSADVEELDGTPRALVVVPTRELAQQVGDDLVRAAKLTPVRVTTIYGGHPFEDQVQALARGVDVVVGTPGRLLDLFKRGNLALDRVAILVLDEADEMLDLGFFPDIEKILQALTHEHQTMLFSATMPGPVLTLARTFMTQPVHIRAEDVGASQTHASTKQVIFQAHRMDKPAVTARILQARGRGKTIIFARTKRTAAELADDLAARGFSVAAVHGDLGQAARETSLNAFRTGRVEILVATDVAARGIDIDDVTHVINYQTPDDPMTYVHRIGRTGRAGHSGTAVTLVGYDEVTKWSLINEEIGLDLPVPPQWFSTSPELYEALDIPEDATEEIGPARKVIGGTRDRARNPRTAGSGSGRGTGGARGRSSRGRGRRRGD from the coding sequence GTGTCAGCACCAAATTCGCATCCCTCTTTCACGCAGCTCGGCGTCGCCGTAGAGCTTACCGACGCTCTTGCGGCCCAAGGCATCACCCATACCTTTGCCATCCAGGAGCTCACCTTGCCGATCGCCCTCGACGGTCGCGATCTCATCGGCCAGGCTCGCACCGGCATGGGCAAGACCCTCGGTTTCGGCGTCCCGCTGCTTGACCGGGTCTTCGACTCCGCCGACGTCGAGGAGCTCGACGGCACCCCGCGCGCCTTGGTGGTGGTGCCCACCCGCGAGCTAGCGCAGCAAGTAGGCGATGACTTAGTGCGCGCAGCCAAGCTCACCCCGGTGCGGGTGACCACCATCTATGGCGGGCATCCTTTCGAGGATCAGGTCCAGGCGCTGGCGCGCGGCGTCGACGTCGTCGTCGGTACCCCGGGCCGCCTGCTGGATCTGTTCAAGCGGGGCAACCTTGCGCTTGACCGGGTGGCCATCTTGGTGCTGGACGAGGCCGACGAGATGCTCGATCTTGGCTTTTTCCCCGATATTGAGAAGATTCTGCAGGCACTAACCCACGAGCACCAGACGATGCTGTTCTCGGCAACCATGCCCGGCCCGGTGCTCACATTGGCGCGCACGTTTATGACCCAGCCGGTTCACATCCGCGCCGAGGACGTGGGCGCCTCGCAGACCCACGCCAGCACCAAGCAGGTGATCTTCCAGGCCCACCGCATGGACAAGCCCGCAGTCACCGCCCGCATCCTCCAGGCACGCGGCCGTGGCAAGACCATTATTTTCGCGCGCACCAAGCGCACCGCCGCCGAGCTTGCCGACGACCTCGCCGCGCGTGGCTTTTCCGTCGCCGCCGTCCATGGCGATCTAGGCCAGGCTGCCCGCGAGACCTCACTGAATGCTTTCCGCACCGGCCGGGTGGAGATCCTGGTAGCCACCGACGTGGCCGCCCGCGGCATCGACATCGACGATGTCACTCACGTCATCAACTACCAGACCCCAGACGATCCGATGACCTATGTCCACCGCATCGGACGCACCGGGCGTGCAGGACACTCCGGCACCGCGGTGACGCTGGTTGGATACGACGAGGTGACCAAGTGGTCGCTGATTAACGAGGAGATCGGCCTCGACCTGCCCGTACCGCCGCAGTGGTTTAGCACCTCCCCGGAGCTGTATGAGGCTTTGGACATCCCGGAGGATGCCACGGAGGAGATCGGCCCTGCACGCAAAGTCATCGGCGGTACCCGCGATCGCGCCCGCAACCCGCGCACGGCAGGCTCAGGGTCCGGGCGTGGGACCGGTGGTGCCCGTGGGCGCAGCTCGCGCGGTCGCGGACGACGCCGCGGCGACTAA
- a CDS encoding dihydrodipicolinate synthase family protein yields the protein MKEHPHLAKSFTGVVPPVLTPFTDDFEVDTATLRKQVDRLIAAGVDALFALGSSAETVFLTREQRKLVIETIVDRAAGRVPVTAGVIDTTLPRVLQLVADAKEAGAQGLVATAPFYVRTHDNEIRDHFRRIHEAAPDLPLFAYNIPVSVHVTLSVPLLIELAKEGVLSGVKDSGGVDSFTRSLVEARNDAGIEDFTILTGSETTVDMAYLGGVDGVVPGLGNVDPVSYVRLHRLLVAGSFAEAAKLQTAINRLFAIVFVGDGARMGGSSAGLGGFKAALHHLGVFPNHLMAPTHQPLNDDELARINAIVDAAGIEL from the coding sequence ATGAAGGAGCATCCTCACCTGGCTAAGTCCTTTACTGGTGTCGTCCCGCCGGTTCTTACCCCTTTCACTGACGACTTTGAAGTTGACACCGCGACCCTGCGCAAGCAGGTCGATCGCCTCATCGCCGCTGGCGTGGATGCACTGTTTGCCCTCGGCTCCTCCGCGGAGACGGTCTTCCTCACCCGCGAACAGCGCAAGCTTGTCATCGAGACCATCGTCGATCGGGCCGCCGGTCGCGTTCCCGTCACTGCCGGCGTCATCGACACCACCTTGCCGCGCGTGCTACAGCTGGTAGCCGACGCCAAGGAAGCCGGTGCCCAGGGCTTGGTTGCCACCGCGCCGTTTTATGTGCGCACCCACGACAACGAGATCCGCGACCACTTCCGCCGCATCCACGAGGCCGCCCCGGACCTGCCCCTTTTCGCCTACAACATCCCGGTTTCCGTGCATGTGACCTTGTCCGTGCCACTGTTGATCGAACTGGCCAAGGAAGGCGTCCTGTCCGGTGTGAAGGATTCCGGCGGCGTTGATTCCTTCACCCGTTCTCTCGTCGAGGCGCGCAATGATGCCGGTATCGAGGACTTCACCATCCTCACCGGTTCCGAGACAACCGTGGACATGGCCTACCTCGGCGGCGTCGACGGCGTCGTTCCGGGCCTGGGCAATGTCGACCCTGTTTCCTACGTGCGCCTGCATCGCCTGCTCGTCGCGGGCAGCTTCGCCGAGGCCGCCAAGCTGCAAACGGCCATCAACCGCCTGTTTGCCATCGTCTTCGTCGGCGACGGCGCCCGCATGGGCGGCTCCTCGGCAGGCCTCGGCGGATTCAAGGCTGCCTTGCACCACCTGGGCGTGTTCCCGAACCACCTCATGGCCCCGACCCACCAGCCCCTCAACGATGACGAGCTCGCCCGCATCAATGCCATCGTCGACGCTGCAGGCATCGAGCTCTAA